TCCTGATGGTTCTGCTGAGATGTTGCTAGTCTGGATGTGTGCTGCGGAAGACATGTGGTTCTGATCAGGAAGTCTCTTAACCCCTCTGCCTCACCCTGCCCACGGCCAACGCTGACTGATTGACTTCACCGGAAGACCGTCGACATTTTGTACCGTAAAGATGTTACAAAATGTTTATAGCAgcaattatttatatttctccTTGCCAATATTGgttgtttctctctgtgtgtctgatgcctgtgtgtgtgtgtgtgtgtgtgtgtgtgtgtgtgtgtgtgtgtgtgtgtgtgtgtgtgtgtgtgtgtgtgtgtgtgtgtgtgtgtgtgtgtgtgtgtgtgagagagagagagagagagagagagagagagagagagagagagagagagagagagagagagagagagagagagagagagagagagagagagagagagagagagagagagagagagagagagagagagagagagagagagagagagagagagagagagagagagagagagagagggagggagggagggagggagggagggagggagggtgggtgggtgggtgggtgggtgtgtgtgtgtgtgtgtgtgtgtgtgtgtgtgtgtgtgtgtgtgtgtgtgtgtgtgtgtgtgtgtgtgtgtgtgtgtgtgggtgggtgggtgggtgtgtgtgtgcttaagtaagagagagaaagagattgtgtatgtgtgtgccggcgtgcgtgtgtgtgtgtcaaccccCCAACCGCTACATAGTAAATGGTGTGCTGGCTGACAATTAAACTTCAAACTCTGCTCTAACAACTGAAAATCACACACCttgaaacaaaaaacactttTCGTTCGTATTAAGCACAAACCTTTAGTACAAATCATGTGTAGCAACAACGATATACACATCCTTGCATTGAATGGAATAGCTTTATAACGCTTAATATTCAAACTATACATCGTTTTTGATAATATTCAGACtatggataataaaacgctgCAAGCTTTAAGTTATACATGTTGACCATAACTTCAAGCACGATTGTTTCCAACAGTCAACTGCGTCAAAAACGTGTGTAAATGTTCTCGGCGCAATCCAAAGTTTTTGCAGTTGACACTTCACCTCACCAAACTAACAGGCTGTGGTCGCAGCCCGCCCCTCACTGCGCGGTAATTACACACCATCCTTCCTCAAATCACGCCGAGACTGAGGCTAAACCCCTGCACTTCATTTTCTATCTGTTTCCCCCAGAGCCTGTACTGAAAATACTCCCAGACAGCTGCAGAACACCGGCCGTATTTGTGGACttagttgtgtttgtttggagtTCGTTGTGCAGCTCAATGGGTCTGTGGATTCTGCTCCTCTGCTCTGTAGTCGGAGTTCTCCGTGCGCAAGGTAAGGCACCTTTCTTCCAGGGAAACAATTTTTTAATTGCGTTAATAAGTGTAGtccattttaattgttttgcatGATGTGTGTATGCTGTTCGTTTGGCGAAAATGGTCCAAAATATAGAGGGTTAGTTTATTGGAGTAGGCTACTAATAAAAAGCAACGGACATGTTGCGTGCGCTCTAACGCATGTGCGTCTCCCCACGTGCCATTGAAAGACAGCTTGAAACAGGGATCAATTATACATGGGATATATAGCTGCTATGGAAAATGTGTTACGCATTGCTTGAATTGGTCTGCTGTTGCGTTGAGTCAAAGGTCACGCTAAGATGCTCGTGTGTGGCTCACATCCTCGTCCAGCTTCAAACATATGGAACGGCAAAGAGCACTCTATATTCCCAACAAAGGTCGCAAAGGTGGGCTATACCCCCCATATCTAAATGCTCGTCCATCGTCACACATGTGGGTCCATTTTCAAAGATAGTTAGTTGAAGtggttggaggaggggggagggattgggggggggggtcttttccTGGCAGCTGTAGAAGTGTCGTCAGCAGTGACGATCAACATGACCTGAAGCCGGCCAGCTGCTTAGGTGATTATACTTTACTCCTCTTGATGATAGACTCGTAGGACAACACCTCTTCCATTTATCTTCCTTACTTAAACAAACACTGTCTGGTTTATAGTTTATATAAACTTGCCGCGGCTTAACCAATGACAACTGGCTCAGAGAATAATCATTGGGGTTCATTGCCTTGAGTGTGTTGAAAGAAGCAAAacagaaatacaaaataataataggctataatTCCCCTGTTACTCTGTGTAGGTGTAATCTAGGATCCAGCCGTCCCACTACATTACATCTACAGTCTGATTTCTAGTCAGGCTTCTCTTCCTTTAGACCTGTTTAGACTGATGTGCCTAGACACAGGAAGAGCTCGGAACTACTCCGCCAAAGTTTAATGTCCGTGacaaccaccaccgccacccgaGATGAAATCAGGGCTCCTCAGGCAGACCATGGATCAGGCAGACCGCTTGACTCCATCTCTGGCCCCTTCCCTGTGTACGTCTCTCCACCTCATGAGGGAACCAGCATCGGTAGATTGGGTGTGCTTCTCTGCTTCTTTCAGGCTTCGATTGTAGAGGGAAAGGCTTGGAAATGTCACAAAGACTCTTTGCGTGGGCTAGATTGAGTTAGTAGTGAGAATTATATGGAAAGACACATAGTCTAGCAGGCGTGACCCACCTGTATGCTCTTAAACaatggagagggaagaggaaaaTACAGCTCTGACCCGGGGGGCAAAATCTATCCAGAGGTTCTTTAATTTGTGGGTTCTGGTAGACCCAGGTTTACTTTCCACTACAACTGGCAGTGCAACGTAAGTTGCTGGGAATGCagaaaaaataaggaaaaactGAACAACAgaggtagagtgtgtgtgtgagagagagagagagagagagagagagagagagagagagagagagagagagagagagagagagagagagagagagagagagagagagagagagagagagagagagagagagagagagagagggggagagggggagagggggagagagggagagagagggagagagggagagagagataagaaacATGAAGCAACCGGCCAGCACCAACAAACTCAAAAGGTGCAGGCCAGAAGTGACATCTTGTTAAAGTGCCCCCTCATTTCACACTGCTGCTTGGCGGTTTATTGGCGGGGCTTGGGTGGAATGTGCCAGCTCTCACTTCTCCAGGTCTGGCCCGGCCACAGCAGGCTGTCCAAGGTGTCTCACCCCATGTTGTTCTCATAAAAACAaggctgtgtgtttgcatccacTCCCCCCGTTAACAATATCCGTGTTGCGCATATGAATGCAGCAGCTAGAGACAACAGATAGTGATCTGACATGGTTTAATATGCAATACTGATTACTTTTTAATTTAATGAAACGCTGAAACGCTTTCGAACGTCAACATCGATAAAGCTGTCTGAAAGTTCGTAGAAATATATATCCCGTTATCCCAACGCGAAGGTCAATCATTTCCATGAACACAGTGGTTACTTATGATGCACGTCCTTGTTGGGTTTTGATTAAAACAGAGGGGGAGGTTCCAGCCCCAAGGGCTCTTAAGAGTCCGGACGACAGCCTGTACAGACACTTGTCCTCCCTGCTCATCAAACTGAGTAGGCCGGGTCGCGGCCGCGCTTGCCAAACCTTCCATTGGCAGATGTTCCGTCTCAAGCACAAATATCACGTCTCTGCTTGGATTTGTAGATGGCCCCACAAATCCAgagtacatatttatatatatataaatatacataactTCCAGTCATCCACATACTATTTAGTATCATATTGCGATGGATCAACAAATTAAATGGATTCACAGTGAGTTTATTTTCTCATTTGGGGGTTTGGACATCTTGCTTAGACGGACCGTTTTGGCCCCGCTAGGCGGTTGATGGGGGCCCGGGTGCGAGAGAGGGTCCAAGTCCACGATCTGCCAAAGCTATTTCACGTTTGGCGGATCCCACGAACCGCAGCCTAATGAATGTACGCGGTGGTATGACTGTGATGGCTGATTGTTTACAGAGTCGAGGCATTCCTCCCGGTAATCCTGATGAATAACCAGCGGGGGGAAAACTCTGGTCCCGCTCCAGCCCAACCGGGTCCCTTGATTTCCGACCAGAAACACATCATTTGCTCGTTACTtttagaagaaaaataaaaagtagaAAAAATTGACGTTTCTCAAAGCTTTTTGGAGTTGCCTTGAGCTTGGGATTTAGTTGCAGGGTTTTTGATCATCCGAATAGCGTATAACTGTCGTTTGGCCTTGTGGCGATATCAATCTTGGTGGAAGGATCTCGGCAGTGTGTGCACGTTGATCAATGTGTCTCAGCCAGTACCCATAGGGTACATTCATCAATCTATCGGTTGCCCAATGTTGTATCTGGTTAAAAGTGGTCTCGAACCCCgtattatttgatattttaTGAACAGATGAAAGCTTTAATAACCTCATCGAAGGAGCCTGCCACGAATGCTCCAGGCACAGCACATCATGTTGTTTGTTTCTATGTGGGTTGTTGGGATGTGAGGTGAGGGACAGGGGCCCACCTGGGctctgcgcacgcacacacacacacacacacacacacacacacacacacacacacacacacacacacacacacacacacacacacacacacacacacacacacacacacacacgtgctcgcgcacgcacgcacacacaaacacacccacacgcacagtGATGAAGTGTACCCTGGTTGTGTTCAGATGTTTCCGTAGGAAAGGAGCAGATCTCTATCGAGGAGTGTTGCAGCGATGGTCACCAACGGGGGTCCGCCAACCAGGACTGCACTGCCCTCCCGCTCATCTCAGAGTCCACCACATGCAGGTAAACGCGGGCATTGGGACGTCCTTGCTGTTCAAACCTCATAGGCCAGAGTAGGCTGCATCAACAAtgaattaacattagttaatggaGTACTAAGCATTAACTAACCCCTAACAGTTAGGTAACAACTTATGTTATTAGGATATAATATTTTACGGCAATGCGTattatatttacaatattgcccaacGATGTTATCCAATAACAATACTGAAGGTAAGGCCGGCCCTGAGATTCCCTCACATTTCCCACAGCCTTCAATTGGAGTGTGCTGCACCAGCCACACCTTCTGAGCCCCGTCAGGGATGGGGGACTCTAGCCTGCCCCACGCAAGGCTGGCTGGCTAGCAGTGACTATCTCCCTGGTCTATCTCTCAATGAGAAATGGCTTTACCTTCCAGTAAACCCCATCCGGCCCCCGGGCACATAAGTCCTTCACAGCACGCGATGCAAGTGGGAGCCTTTAATGGTGATGGGATAATAACAGCTAGGACAGTAACACTAGGAAGTGTGCCCCGCCACAGCCCCGCAGCACCACAGTGAAGAGTCCTGGACGCCAGGGCTATTGCTCCATCTGCTGCGGAGGCCCGCATGGCAAACACATTTACCCTTGGCCACCTAAGTGCTCCAAAATTTGTCAAAATTATAGTGTGAGGCGAAAAGGAGGAAGAGTAGCATGGGAAGAGTGTAGGTGGgcgggtgggtgtgtgcgtgtgtgtgtgtagaggtgaTGGggctgggtatgtgtgtgtgtgtgtgtgtgtgtgagtgatggacGGGGCTATTTCCAAATCCAGGGAAATGCCTTAGAGGACAAACATgacagaagggagagagagaaagagagagagagaaagggagaggaggagagagaggggtgtgtggcttggagacagagaggcaaTAACTGGAACCCTGAAGGATTGCCTCAGACATCAACccataaaaaaaactgaaaagaaaGAACCAGGAAGACGAAAACAGAATGAAGTGTTCCCTTAAAAGGGAGTGCATGGGTGGTGGGCAACCCGATATCTACTTAATTTGAAGAGAGACGTGTGCGGTTAGGGTGAATGCAGAGGCTTGTTGGAACGCGTCGAGAGATGCTGAGCGAGAAACGGCGACAGAGAGTGAtcgagagggagacagggggagagagtggaggttAGTGGTTAGGAGCCGTAGGTGAAGCCAAACGCTAAGAGATAAACAACAAATCTGGCAGGCAGCAGAACTTGACTCGTTGCAGAGCTGTAATGGCTCTACAGAAAGAGAAGGAAGGCCAGCACAGGGGCCGAAGTAGGGGACTGAAATAATGATGTAACACAGGTGATTGGAATCAGTGATCAACACGCCAGGAAcacattaaggcccaatcccattcctaccccttaccccttccccttccccttacccctcccccttgttttgaaggggtaaggggaagggggaaggggtaaggggaaggggtaaggggtagaaatgggattgggccaaagataatgatgagagagagagagagagagagacagagagagagaggagagagagagacagagagagagagagagagagagagagacagagagaggagagagagagagagagagagagagagagagagagagagagagacagttagacagGCATATTCTTGATTCAAGACAATTCAGACTCAGCACTGTAAGACAGACGGCCAGAcaacagacagtcagacagagacagacagacggataatGAAAAGGGGGTTTCGCGACTAAAGCAATGAACCAGAGAGGGTGAGTGTCTCACCTTATATGGGATTGGACAAACCCGGTTCAGAGCTACCAGACTGATAATAACTCTCTCGCTAGAGGAGCTGTGTGTGGCTCCGTCTCTTTTATGGCCTAAagtacaccacccaccaccataaAATcgaaaccaaataaacaaacatgggaATGAATAGAAACCCCACTGGGATGACCTGACACTGTCTTCCCAGACCCGCAGGAGGGAGGTAGCGTCGTCATGGAAGACATAAACAATCCCTACGTGCCCCTAATTAAAGAGCAAAAAAACGAAACGGACGACGGGTTTGGAAAAGCAAACGTTGTGCAACTAAGAGCAGCATCTCTCCACTCCACCAGCGGGGAGCCTTGAGGCAGGTTTTAATGGGCCAGCCACTGCAGGCTATGCGGCTTCCGAtagagtaaacacacacagacacacacagacacacacgcacgcacgcacgcacgcacgcacgcacgcacgcacgcacgcacgcacgcacgcacgcacgcacgcacgcacgcacgcacgcacgcacgcacacacacacacacacacacacacacacacacacacacacacacacacacacacacacacacacacacacacacacacacacaaggcaaggcaaggcaactttatttatatagcacttttcatactcaaggcagactcaaagtgcttcacatataaacattgtcatacaataaaataaaataatagataagtgaaacaaaacatatgcaaagaaatgggtaaaatagaaagttaagaaggcattttagtattaaaatagaaaataaaggcaaagttaaataacctttttagaaagtgcaatgtatttaagatttagcagaaagctaaagcaaacaagcTCACATAAACGTATGTGTTGTTGATgtcctgtgtgtttttgtgtgtctttatgtgtttgggtgcatgtgcttacttacgtgtgtgtgtgtgtggtgtgtgtgtgtgtgtgtgtgtgtgtgtgcgtgtgtgcgtgtgtgcgtgtgtgtgtgtgcaggatcgTGCAGGAGCAGTGCTGTGTCACGGTGCTCGAGGACAGCATGTGCACGACGGGCATCAACATGGCCAAGGAGCGGAGCTCCTGCTACACCGACCAGTTCTCCAACAGCTGCGACAGCAAGACCaccaaggtgtgtgtgagtgtgtgtgtgagtgtgtgtgtgtgttcctcctccctccccctgtccctctgcatgtctttatgtgtgtcaGTTGGTCCATCtgcctgcatgtttgtgtcGTTTTCGTTCAACCTGGGGGTAGGATAGGCCAGTGTTTTTTATAGGTGTTATGACTACCGGCTTaaagggttctgggtttgatcccccaaAGTCTACAGTAACTGTAAattatccttgagcaagactcTCCAAGGCCTAcacctggtccttaatgacatgcTTCTCAAATTCACTTTAATTCCCAGTGAAAAGCGTCATGCTCAATGAATTTATAGCAAATCCACGCACGCGTACAATGGTAGCCTGGGTGAATacaaaaggagagaaggaagcaagagggagagagaggaaggggagcacACAGGGAGACTGAGTCTCTCGCCACAACACATCCACTACGCCTACTCCGTCAATGTACATCGATGTGCTGGACAGGCAATCACGGCTGGAGGGGAGTGATTGATGAAGTAGAtggtgttttgttgtgtgtgtgtgtgtgtgtgtgtgtgtgtgtgtgtgtgtgtgtgtgtgtgtgtgtgtgtgtgtgtgtgtgtgtgtgtgtgtgtgtgtgtgtgtgtgtgtgtgtgtgtgtgtgtgtctctgtgtgcacgtgtgtacttgtgtgtatgtgtgtgcaggtgcatgTTGGTACATGCTTACAATGGTTGTATCGGCTTGTATTATTACATTTCATATTCTGTGCTCaagcattttgtgtgtgtctatgtgggagagtatgtatgtttgagtgtttgtttacgagtgaatgtgtgtgtgtctttgtgtgtgtgtctatgtgtgtatctctgtgtgtgtgtgtgtgttgtgtgtgtatctctgt
This genomic stretch from Gadus chalcogrammus isolate NIFS_2021 chromosome 9, NIFS_Gcha_1.0, whole genome shotgun sequence harbors:
- the LOC130389068 gene encoding fibulin-1-like produces the protein MGLWILLLCSVVGVLRAQDVSVGKEQISIEECCSDGHQRGSANQDCTALPLISESTTCRIVQEQCCVTVLEDSMCTTGINMAKERSSCYTDQFSNSCDSKTTKVHA